The following proteins are encoded in a genomic region of bacterium:
- the guaA gene encoding glutamine-hydrolyzing GMP synthase — protein sequence MESLRETIAILDFGSQYTKLIARRIREHKVYCEIYPPNIALNKLKNINCKGIILSGGPASVYDKNAPSCDKNIFDLGIPVLGICYGMQLTIHLLGGKVERAQKHEYGLAKIKVDQKSGIFEGLHGQTDVWMSHGDSISHLPDGFKTIAETSNTPVAAIENEDKNIYGLQFHPEVVHTPQGRKIIENFIGKICKCSFNWTMQSYINHSIQKIKEQVGSKKVVCALSGGVDSSVTAVLIHLAIGNQLTCFFVNNGLLRKNEVEKVVNTFRGHFRINLDYIDAEDRFLKKLKNITDPEKKRKIIGREFIRVFEEEAGKLGKIDFLAQGTLYPDVIESVSVNGPSVKIKSHHNVGGLPKKMKFKLIEPLRELFKDEVRLLGRELGISDEIISRQPFPGPGLAVRIIGPIRPESLHILREADAIVIEEIKKAGLYSKIWQSFAVLLPIKTVGVMGDARTYENVVAVRAVQSEDGMTADWVKLPHEILQNISSRIINEVKGVNRVVYDISSKPPSTIEWE from the coding sequence ATGGAAAGTCTGCGGGAAACAATTGCAATTCTGGATTTCGGTTCACAGTATACAAAACTTATCGCGAGGCGTATAAGAGAACATAAAGTATATTGTGAAATATATCCGCCTAACATAGCGCTGAATAAACTTAAAAATATAAACTGCAAGGGAATTATTTTATCCGGGGGGCCTGCAAGCGTCTACGACAAAAATGCGCCAAGCTGTGATAAAAATATTTTTGATTTGGGGATCCCTGTTTTGGGGATTTGTTACGGCATGCAGTTGACCATTCATCTGCTTGGAGGAAAGGTTGAGAGGGCGCAAAAACATGAGTATGGATTGGCAAAAATTAAGGTTGATCAAAAAAGCGGTATTTTTGAGGGATTACACGGACAGACTGATGTCTGGATGAGCCACGGTGATTCCATATCACACCTTCCGGACGGGTTTAAAACTATTGCGGAAACTTCGAACACGCCTGTGGCGGCCATTGAAAATGAAGATAAAAACATATATGGATTGCAGTTCCATCCCGAAGTTGTTCATACGCCTCAGGGCAGAAAGATTATTGAAAATTTTATAGGGAAAATTTGTAAATGTTCTTTTAATTGGACCATGCAATCTTACATAAACCATTCTATACAAAAAATCAAAGAACAGGTTGGCAGTAAAAAAGTGGTTTGCGCTTTAAGCGGCGGCGTGGATTCTTCAGTCACGGCAGTTTTAATACATCTTGCAATCGGGAACCAGCTTACCTGTTTTTTTGTAAATAACGGGTTATTGAGAAAAAATGAAGTGGAAAAAGTAGTAAACACATTCCGCGGGCATTTCAGGATCAATCTTGATTATATAGACGCGGAAGACAGGTTTCTGAAAAAATTGAAAAATATAACAGACCCCGAGAAAAAAAGAAAAATTATCGGCAGGGAATTTATCCGTGTTTTTGAAGAAGAGGCCGGAAAGCTTGGGAAAATAGATTTTCTGGCACAGGGAACATTGTATCCTGATGTTATAGAAAGTGTTTCCGTTAACGGCCCGTCAGTAAAGATAAAATCGCATCATAATGTGGGAGGCCTGCCAAAAAAAATGAAATTCAAGCTTATTGAGCCGCTTCGTGAGTTGTTTAAAGATGAGGTAAGGTTATTAGGCAGGGAGCTTGGGATATCTGATGAAATTATCAGCCGCCAGCCGTTTCCAGGTCCTGGCCTTGCCGTCAGGATAATAGGACCCATTAGACCGGAAAGTCTGCATATTTTGCGCGAGGCTGACGCGATAGTAATTGAAGAGATAAAAAAAGCAGGCCTTTATTCAAAAATATGGCAGTCTTTTGCCGTGCTTTTGCCTATTAAAACAGTGGGTGTAATGGGTGATGCAAGAACTTATGAAAATGTTGTGGCGGTCCGCGCTGTCCAGAGCGAGGACGGTATGACCGCGGATTGGGTGAAACTGCCTCATGAGATTTTACAGAACATATCAAGCCGCATTATAAACGAGGTAAAAGGCGTGAACCGTGTGGTTTACGACATCAGTTCCAAACCGCCGAGCACGATTGAATGGGAATAA
- a CDS encoding TlpA disulfide reductase family protein, with translation MFSNAKMFLKIGGISLTLFSICIFFLNSNAVYCLNRLKEGQKIESFSLNTLNGDKLDINKYLDGKNVGIIFWGIPEVDNYIDYSKEALKTLVKMYNEYKNNDLQIIAIYCPHEDEAVTEKEKGEIYKLVNELDISFPVLLDSELKVFDKFGVVAVPSFVLIDKSGIVKYILPGYPPYSAEKDIKKEIKYILNVDKMGS, from the coding sequence ATGTTTTCAAACGCCAAAATGTTTTTAAAAATCGGCGGGATTTCTTTAACATTGTTCTCGATTTGTATTTTCTTTTTAAACAGCAATGCTGTTTATTGCCTGAACAGGCTGAAAGAAGGGCAAAAAATAGAATCATTTTCCTTAAATACCCTTAATGGAGACAAGTTAGATATTAATAAATACCTGGATGGAAAAAATGTGGGAATTATTTTTTGGGGGATTCCCGAGGTTGACAATTATATAGATTATTCTAAAGAGGCCTTAAAAACTCTTGTAAAAATGTATAATGAATACAAAAATAACGATTTGCAGATTATTGCAATCTATTGCCCGCATGAAGACGAGGCAGTAACAGAAAAAGAAAAAGGCGAAATTTACAAATTGGTCAATGAACTGGACATTTCTTTCCCTGTCCTTTTGGATTCCGAATTAAAAGTATTTGATAAGTTCGGAGTGGTCGCGGTGCCTTCTTTTGTTTTAATCGATAAATCGGGCATTGTAAAATATATATTGCCCGGGTACCCGCCCTATTCAGCGGAAAAAGACATTAAAAAAGAAATTAAATATATCCTGAATGTTGATAAGATGGGAAGTTAA
- a CDS encoding right-handed parallel beta-helix repeat-containing protein: MKFNVKNFLICITIILAGCAISRQAPLFQNIQKVNGKLEGDTFWEGIIEVEDKIIVPEDMTLTIKPGTIVRFQKRGFKQFGFGDNRIYVQKGGKLIAEGSPGNYIVFTSREKNPQAGDWHGIEFHSEDNSGILKYCKIEYAYEAVVCVLSSPLISNTIISKNDKGICLWQKSSPEINANKISDNKTAVICSSKSSPYIVSNVITNNSDCGINCEKGSNSTIFKNVIVNNNYGIKNNLDALANIDNNIIKKNNYGIHQLTVFAGIITGNIIEENKYGIFSLRRSVMNVNNNSISRNEYGIFTWERTEGKVTNNDIVKNKFGIYCGRSSNIEILKNEISKNTIGILCEFSSYPRINGNNICNQSGYDVKLGENQSFEWTKNIWKKEEIKIREENGGFDLVNANGNFWGEWTTKEMDKKGFGFPVKKIYDYFSEQFCKIEGKDYTRDKVDFRKWENKEIMEAGKK, from the coding sequence ATGAAATTCAATGTTAAAAATTTTTTAATATGCATCACTATTATTTTGGCTGGTTGCGCAATTTCCAGGCAGGCACCTTTATTTCAAAACATTCAAAAGGTAAACGGGAAACTGGAAGGCGATACTTTTTGGGAAGGTATAATTGAAGTTGAAGATAAGATTATTGTCCCGGAAGATATGACCTTAACAATAAAACCGGGAACAATTGTTCGTTTCCAAAAAAGGGGTTTTAAACAGTTCGGATTCGGGGATAACAGGATATATGTTCAAAAAGGAGGGAAGTTAATTGCCGAAGGTAGTCCCGGGAATTATATTGTTTTTACTTCCAGGGAGAAAAACCCGCAGGCGGGCGACTGGCATGGAATTGAGTTCCACAGCGAGGATAATTCGGGCATATTGAAATACTGCAAAATAGAATACGCTTATGAAGCTGTTGTTTGCGTATTATCATCTCCGTTAATTTCCAATACTATAATAAGCAAAAACGATAAAGGCATATGTTTGTGGCAAAAGTCCTCGCCTGAAATAAATGCAAATAAAATAAGCGATAATAAGACAGCGGTAATCTGTTCTTCCAAAAGCAGTCCTTATATAGTTTCCAATGTAATAACCAATAATTCAGACTGCGGGATTAACTGCGAAAAAGGTTCAAATTCAACAATATTTAAAAATGTGATAGTGAATAATAACTATGGGATAAAAAACAACCTTGATGCCCTGGCAAATATAGACAATAATATTATTAAAAAAAATAATTACGGCATACACCAACTGACTGTTTTTGCCGGTATAATAACGGGAAATATCATAGAGGAAAATAAATACGGAATATTTTCATTGAGAAGGTCCGTTATGAATGTGAATAATAATTCGATATCCAGGAATGAATACGGTATTTTTACCTGGGAACGGACTGAAGGCAAAGTAACGAATAACGATATTGTTAAAAATAAATTCGGGATATACTGCGGCCGTTCTTCCAATATTGAAATATTAAAAAATGAAATTAGTAAAAACACTATAGGAATTTTGTGCGAATTTTCTTCCTATCCCAGGATTAACGGGAACAATATTTGTAATCAATCTGGATATGACGTAAAACTTGGAGAAAACCAATCTTTCGAATGGACAAAAAATATCTGGAAAAAAGAAGAAATAAAAATCCGGGAAGAAAACGGGGGTTTCGATTTAGTTAACGCAAACGGGAACTTCTGGGGTGAATGGACAACAAAAGAAATGGATAAAAAAGGCTTTGGTTTTCCTGTGAAAAAAATATATGATTATTTTTCGGAACAATTTTGCAAAATAGAAGGAAAAGATTATACGCGGGATAAAGTAGATTTCAGAAAATGGGAAAATAAAGAAATTATGGAAGCAGGTAAAAAATAG
- a CDS encoding NusG domain II-containing protein, with translation MLTKPDISLILIVVALILGCYFLFDLSKNIEKFVVVEVDGKTEKNIKLPQNMIFDNHGKDGWLKIEISGRKVRVLDSSCPNKLCVNSGWINKSGESIICLPNRVVIKIVGEEKEFDGITR, from the coding sequence ATGCTGACAAAACCGGACATTAGCTTAATCCTTATTGTGGTAGCATTAATACTGGGTTGTTATTTTTTATTCGATTTATCAAAAAACATTGAAAAATTTGTAGTTGTTGAAGTTGACGGAAAGACAGAAAAAAATATAAAACTCCCGCAAAATATGATTTTTGACAATCATGGGAAAGACGGCTGGCTGAAAATAGAAATCAGCGGCAGAAAAGTCCGCGTGCTGGATTCATCCTGTCCAAATAAGCTTTGCGTGAATTCGGGATGGATAAACAAGAGCGGGGAGTCTATCATCTGCCTTCCAAACCGCGTAGTAATAAAAATTGTAGGAGAGGAAAAGGAATTTGACGGGATTACAAGGTAA
- a CDS encoding Gx transporter family protein, whose translation MTGLQGKNTGNNNSRIKTIIEISLMVSLGIIIQIIEAPIPRPLPWVKLGMANVITVLSLVFFRLRGAVLISFLRIILVSVLLGSFLSPGFFLSLSGGLMSTFVMGLVLILFSRQFSLVGVSLIGALVHNLTQLGVAYILFLKQLHISWDNILYFLSLMLIWSLPTGLFVGYLARLTLPVFINTRKRVNW comes from the coding sequence TTGACGGGATTACAAGGTAAAAACACGGGAAATAACAATTCCAGGATAAAAACCATTATTGAAATTTCCTTAATGGTGTCACTGGGAATAATCATTCAAATTATTGAAGCACCGATACCAAGGCCGCTGCCGTGGGTGAAACTCGGAATGGCAAATGTTATCACTGTATTATCTCTTGTTTTTTTCAGGTTAAGAGGGGCTGTTTTAATATCTTTTTTAAGAATAATCCTTGTGTCTGTTTTGCTTGGAAGTTTCTTAAGCCCGGGGTTTTTTTTGAGTTTGTCAGGCGGACTAATGAGCACATTTGTAATGGGCCTGGTTTTAATTTTATTTTCCAGACAGTTCAGCCTGGTTGGCGTGAGTTTAATCGGGGCATTAGTCCATAACCTTACACAATTGGGTGTGGCGTATATCCTTTTTTTAAAGCAGCTCCATATTTCATGGGACAACATTTTATATTTTTTGTCTTTGATGCTTATTTGGTCACTGCCGACAGGTCTTTTTGTCGGGTATCTGGCCAGATTAACTTTACCTGTTTTTATAAATACAAGAAAAAGGGTTAACTGGTGA